Proteins from a single region of Chloroherpeton thalassium ATCC 35110:
- the lipB gene encoding lipoyl(octanoyl) transferase LipB: protein MTAKHIQVVSIGKIAFEEAWQLQREIFERVRKQEMPSTVLMLEHFPVYTLGKTAQRSHLLLSEAALRAEGISVFEIDRGGDITFHGPGQFVAYPILNMNEFYLDVHRYLRDLEEVIIRLLQTFGIFSERKISSQPGKSFTGVWVGNAKICAMGVRFSHWTTMHGLALNVRTDLKFFGGIIPCGIRDKEVTSMRKIASRDFLLKEIEACFLQHFQAVFNVVAKKISFSEVKEQVGGDFISFK from the coding sequence ATGACAGCCAAACACATACAAGTTGTATCGATCGGGAAAATCGCGTTTGAAGAGGCATGGCAGCTTCAACGGGAAATTTTTGAGCGTGTTAGAAAACAAGAAATGCCCAGCACGGTGCTGATGCTGGAGCACTTTCCGGTCTACACACTCGGAAAAACGGCTCAGCGATCGCATTTGCTGCTTAGCGAAGCGGCGCTTCGTGCAGAAGGCATTTCGGTTTTTGAAATCGATCGAGGTGGCGATATCACCTTTCATGGTCCTGGACAATTTGTTGCCTATCCAATTTTGAACATGAACGAGTTTTATTTAGATGTGCATCGTTATTTGCGCGATTTGGAGGAGGTAATTATTCGCTTGCTGCAAACATTTGGCATTTTCTCCGAACGAAAAATTAGCTCACAACCGGGGAAAAGCTTCACAGGGGTTTGGGTAGGAAACGCTAAAATTTGTGCCATGGGCGTGCGTTTTAGCCATTGGACAACCATGCACGGGCTGGCTTTAAATGTCCGAACCGACCTAAAATTTTTCGGCGGAATCATCCCTTGTGGAATTAGGGATAAAGAGGTAACTTCAATGCGGAAAATTGCATCGCGTGATTTTTTGCTAAAAGAAATCGAGGCGTGTTTTTTGCAGCACTTCCAAGCGGTATTTAACGTGGTCGCCAAAAAGATAAGTTTTTCTGAGGTGAAAGAACAAGTAGGCGGGGATTTTATTTCGTTCAAGTAA
- a CDS encoding alpha-ketoacid dehydrogenase subunit alpha/beta — MMLENVEGLDIKHRNSNGLNHKYNYSVTISKEQILRAYTQIYRTRQLDNKLLILLRQGKAPFHVGAAGHEIAQVAMAMHIKPGQDWSYPYYRDLAYCLELGMSVEDVVLEFLAKDVSPISGGRQMYGHWSHNDLRIPTQSSPTGSQYLHAAGTAIACKRENELRKEGEKEIVFVSSGEGATSEGEFHEALNWATREKLPVVFLIEDNGYAISVPIEEQTTGQSIYKVAAGYSGLTRFDVDGGNFFEMYAAAQKAVDICRRGDGPCLIRASVVRLLPHSSSDNQAAYRSQDELESDKKRDGLLRLEKHILTEGVLSQKELTALQAEIYNKIEAAVTWALKQEDPRPESHADFVVSAEPPPISYESTTPQGRSLFMVESINQALAEELEHNPKMMVYGEDVGNAKGGVFSATKGLSEKFGKGRVFNSQLAENSIIGTAVGLAFKGYKPVVEIQFGDYIWPGMMQIRNELALIRYRSKGCWSSPVVVRVAIGGYIHGAMYHSQNVEGFLAHIPGLFVVYPSNAADAKGLLKTACRMDDPVIFLEHKYLYRQGFAKSPEPDKNYFLPFGKARVVQSGNDATVITYGATVRLAQEAAAKIQEETNRTIEILDLRTIIPYDKEAIAASVKKTGKVLVLHEDTLTQGFGGEIIAFISENCFEFLDAPVYRLGAADTPVPNHPNLELAVLPSKESVYRKLAALVAY; from the coding sequence ATGATGTTGGAAAATGTTGAGGGGCTTGACATCAAACATAGAAATTCAAACGGGCTAAATCATAAATACAACTATTCGGTTACGATTTCCAAAGAGCAAATTCTTCGTGCATATACACAAATTTATAGAACTCGCCAGTTAGACAATAAACTCCTGATATTGCTTCGTCAAGGCAAAGCGCCCTTTCATGTTGGCGCTGCTGGACACGAGATCGCACAGGTTGCCATGGCCATGCACATCAAGCCCGGGCAGGATTGGTCATATCCGTATTATCGCGATTTGGCCTATTGTTTGGAACTGGGGATGTCCGTTGAAGATGTGGTTCTTGAATTTCTTGCTAAAGATGTGTCGCCAATTTCGGGTGGCCGCCAAATGTATGGCCACTGGAGTCACAACGACTTGAGAATTCCTACACAATCTTCGCCAACAGGCTCGCAGTATCTTCATGCAGCCGGAACGGCCATTGCTTGCAAGCGTGAAAACGAATTGCGAAAAGAAGGTGAGAAAGAAATTGTGTTTGTCTCGAGCGGCGAAGGCGCAACTTCTGAAGGCGAGTTTCATGAAGCGCTCAATTGGGCAACTCGCGAAAAATTGCCGGTTGTCTTTTTAATTGAAGATAATGGGTATGCGATTTCCGTCCCGATCGAAGAGCAAACAACTGGCCAGTCGATTTATAAAGTAGCGGCTGGCTATAGTGGCCTCACGCGTTTTGATGTCGATGGTGGAAATTTCTTTGAAATGTATGCCGCGGCGCAAAAAGCTGTTGATATCTGCCGTCGTGGCGATGGGCCATGTTTAATTCGTGCTTCTGTGGTGCGGCTGCTGCCGCATTCCTCTTCTGATAATCAAGCAGCTTATCGTAGTCAAGACGAACTTGAATCGGACAAAAAACGTGATGGGTTGCTTCGACTTGAAAAACACATCCTCACCGAAGGCGTACTTTCGCAAAAAGAACTAACGGCGCTTCAAGCAGAAATTTATAATAAAATTGAAGCTGCTGTAACTTGGGCGCTGAAACAAGAAGATCCAAGGCCGGAATCGCACGCCGATTTTGTTGTAAGCGCAGAGCCGCCCCCGATTTCTTATGAATCCACAACGCCTCAAGGTAGAAGCCTTTTCATGGTTGAATCCATCAATCAAGCGCTTGCCGAAGAACTTGAGCATAATCCAAAAATGATGGTTTATGGAGAAGATGTTGGAAATGCGAAAGGTGGCGTATTTTCAGCGACCAAAGGCTTATCGGAAAAATTTGGAAAAGGGCGTGTTTTTAATTCCCAATTAGCGGAAAATTCGATTATCGGTACAGCCGTTGGTTTGGCGTTTAAAGGTTACAAGCCCGTCGTGGAAATTCAGTTTGGCGACTATATTTGGCCGGGGATGATGCAAATTCGTAATGAACTGGCGCTTATTCGCTATCGGTCAAAAGGTTGCTGGTCATCGCCAGTTGTTGTGCGGGTCGCTATCGGCGGCTATATTCACGGCGCGATGTACCATTCCCAGAACGTTGAAGGTTTTCTTGCGCATATTCCGGGACTTTTTGTTGTTTATCCTTCTAATGCGGCTGATGCAAAGGGACTTTTGAAAACGGCCTGCCGAATGGATGATCCGGTTATTTTCCTCGAGCATAAATATTTATATCGTCAAGGATTTGCTAAATCGCCCGAGCCGGATAAAAATTACTTTTTGCCGTTTGGAAAAGCCCGCGTTGTGCAATCGGGCAACGATGCAACGGTGATTACTTACGGCGCAACTGTGCGATTGGCACAGGAGGCTGCTGCAAAAATCCAAGAAGAAACCAACCGAACCATTGAAATTCTCGATCTGCGCACAATTATTCCTTATGACAAAGAAGCCATTGCGGCGTCGGTCAAAAAGACTGGAAAAGTGCTCGTCTTGCATGAAGACACTTTAACGCAAGGTTTCGGCGGAGAAATTATCGCTTTTATTAGCGAAAACTGTTTTGAATTTCTTGATGCACCAGTTTACCGTCTTGGTGCGGCGGATACCCCCGTTCCAAACCATCCAAATCTTGAACTTGCCGTTTTACCAAGCAAAGAGTCTGTTTATCGCAAGCTTGCTGCATTAGTTGCTTATTGA
- a CDS encoding tetratricopeptide domain-containing protein has translation MKLAQLFAICFLFGAVSASSLQAKVPETAHEGERIAISISDKYFKPAQSVWARVQVDFQQVESDENSVHVFQMKKQADAFAATFSIPKGAARVHFIYATKDTALIDPTVLRILDKKGNFVRRARLIGPGVTPNAKSMIKEEFAAYPDSYEALLQSWEITEKYDSPSALKQQLPGTLEAYLGKKRNAEFYYAVIWAYAKMQNTDRISHCFGRYEEDFPHSHYFLKTYEASADIAAEGGWSLPQDVQELAVRYFTNNLSAENLFEYGYLLSHDEASAEDIENFIAEQTRRHGNVPMIYYNAASAYLARLNYDKAIENALKARELMQMEQPDAVYFQDRMAGQQYPLLWPYLTKMLAVSYMALENTDKALAALKNGYSANRNMKIDGELYALEARCWELLHKYQKAEDLYFKAYILGLKWTKESLRDVYEKTHQTNEGFEAYFSRRIANYQ, from the coding sequence ATGAAACTTGCGCAGCTTTTTGCTATTTGTTTTTTATTTGGAGCGGTTTCGGCCAGCTCACTTCAGGCAAAAGTTCCAGAAACCGCGCACGAGGGCGAACGCATTGCCATTTCAATCTCCGATAAATATTTCAAACCTGCTCAATCGGTTTGGGCAAGAGTTCAAGTGGATTTTCAGCAAGTAGAATCGGATGAAAATAGCGTTCATGTTTTTCAAATGAAAAAACAAGCCGATGCGTTTGCCGCCACATTTTCTATCCCCAAAGGTGCAGCACGCGTGCATTTTATTTATGCCACAAAGGACACGGCGCTGATTGACCCAACCGTTTTGCGCATTTTGGACAAAAAAGGAAACTTTGTTCGGCGAGCTCGCTTGATCGGGCCTGGCGTGACGCCAAACGCCAAGAGCATGATCAAAGAAGAGTTTGCGGCGTATCCCGATAGCTACGAGGCGCTTTTGCAATCTTGGGAAATAACCGAAAAATATGATTCGCCATCGGCGTTAAAGCAGCAACTGCCCGGCACGCTTGAAGCCTATCTTGGCAAAAAAAGGAATGCAGAATTTTACTACGCCGTCATTTGGGCGTATGCGAAAATGCAAAATACTGATCGCATCAGCCACTGTTTTGGGCGCTATGAGGAAGATTTTCCGCACTCGCACTATTTTCTAAAAACCTATGAAGCCAGTGCTGATATTGCTGCTGAAGGTGGCTGGTCGCTGCCTCAGGATGTTCAGGAACTGGCCGTTCGATACTTCACAAACAACCTATCGGCAGAAAATCTTTTCGAGTACGGCTATTTGCTCAGTCATGATGAAGCCTCAGCTGAAGACATTGAAAATTTCATTGCGGAGCAAACCCGTCGCCATGGCAATGTTCCAATGATTTACTACAACGCGGCAAGCGCTTATCTTGCGCGATTAAACTATGACAAAGCCATTGAAAATGCGCTCAAAGCTCGCGAGCTGATGCAGATGGAGCAGCCGGATGCCGTGTATTTTCAAGATAGAATGGCGGGACAGCAATATCCTTTGCTTTGGCCATATTTAACCAAAATGTTGGCAGTTAGCTACATGGCGCTTGAAAACACCGACAAAGCTTTGGCCGCACTCAAAAATGGATATAGCGCCAACCGAAATATGAAAATTGACGGCGAGCTTTATGCGTTGGAAGCGCGTTGTTGGGAGTTGCTTCATAAATATCAGAAGGCTGAGGATTTATACTTTAAAGCGTATATTTTGGGGCTAAAGTGGACAAAGGAAAGTTTGCGAGACGTTTATGAAAAAACGCACCAAACAAACGAAGGATTTGAAGCCTATTTTTCACGGCGAATTGCCAATTATCAATAG
- a CDS encoding FmdB family zinc ribbon protein, with protein MPTYQYRCSSCSHELEAFQSMNDEPLTVCPECGAEQLKRVISAGGGFMLKGSGFYNTDYKNASKSQAAAPPCACANGACNL; from the coding sequence ATGCCAACATATCAGTATCGTTGCAGCAGCTGTAGCCACGAACTTGAAGCCTTTCAAAGCATGAACGACGAGCCTCTGACAGTTTGTCCAGAATGTGGAGCAGAGCAGCTTAAGCGTGTTATTTCAGCAGGTGGTGGTTTTATGCTTAAAGGAAGCGGCTTTTACAACACAGATTATAAAAACGCTTCAAAATCTCAGGCTGCAGCCCCTCCATGTGCGTGTGCTAACGGCGCTTGCAACTTATAA
- the nhaA gene encoding Na+/H+ antiporter NhaA, with product MPGKQVEVDDSSYKAPFEDAFRKVMSPVQAFTQNEIAGGLVLMLCLIVALIFANTELHDAYEHFIHTMVGVAIGEEVLEKSIHHWINDGLMTLFFLVVGLEIKREAMVGELSSLSKAALPVIAAFGGMIVPASLYFLVNHEGAMVRGWGIPMATDIAFAVGILALLGRHVPSSVMAFLLALAIADDLGAVLVIGIFYTEHLYLSYLAIAAVFLGVLLLFNVMGVRSLTAYLLVGIFVWAAFLKSGIHATLAGVLVAMTIPVRPKYHPESFSNDMRCLLKRFDSYNKPASEKTSFAWGTFSNSKQAELVEEMDMAATQAASPLRKLEHALHPLAAFVIIPIFALANAGVVIHFEKIGEAVSNPVTIGVMLGLVVGKLIGIAGSTWIAIKLKIGILPRGADFKHIIGVGLMGGIGFTMSIFVTELAFLGSHELLDSAKTGILFASATAGILGYLWMKYMTKPLPISGGENVDGSSEKTEKAYQLAEN from the coding sequence ATGCCTGGCAAACAGGTAGAAGTAGATGATAGTTCATATAAAGCCCCTTTTGAGGACGCGTTTAGAAAGGTCATGTCACCAGTTCAGGCATTTACGCAAAATGAAATTGCGGGTGGTTTGGTGCTGATGTTATGTCTGATTGTCGCGCTAATTTTTGCGAATACCGAGCTGCACGATGCGTATGAGCATTTTATTCACACGATGGTTGGTGTTGCGATCGGTGAAGAGGTTCTGGAAAAATCGATTCATCACTGGATTAATGATGGCTTGATGACGCTTTTCTTTTTAGTGGTCGGTCTTGAAATTAAGCGAGAAGCTATGGTCGGTGAGCTTTCTTCGCTCAGCAAAGCTGCTCTACCGGTGATCGCAGCTTTTGGCGGCATGATTGTGCCAGCATCTCTTTACTTCTTGGTAAATCACGAAGGTGCTATGGTGCGCGGTTGGGGAATCCCGATGGCAACGGATATTGCGTTTGCTGTGGGCATTTTAGCGTTGTTGGGTCGTCATGTGCCTTCTTCTGTCATGGCGTTTTTATTGGCGTTAGCCATTGCCGATGATCTTGGCGCAGTGCTTGTGATTGGTATTTTCTACACCGAGCATCTCTATCTTTCCTATTTAGCCATTGCGGCTGTTTTTCTTGGTGTGCTTCTGCTCTTCAACGTCATGGGCGTGCGCTCTTTGACGGCTTACTTGCTGGTTGGCATTTTTGTTTGGGCAGCTTTTCTGAAATCGGGCATTCATGCTACGCTTGCGGGGGTTTTGGTTGCTATGACCATTCCGGTTCGCCCAAAGTATCACCCAGAAAGCTTCAGCAACGACATGCGCTGTCTGTTGAAACGCTTTGATAGCTACAATAAACCAGCGTCGGAGAAGACTTCATTTGCTTGGGGGACATTTTCAAATAGTAAACAAGCCGAATTGGTCGAAGAAATGGATATGGCAGCCACCCAAGCGGCCAGCCCGCTTCGCAAACTCGAACACGCGCTTCATCCGTTAGCCGCTTTTGTGATTATTCCCATCTTTGCCTTGGCAAATGCCGGCGTTGTCATTCATTTTGAGAAAATTGGTGAAGCCGTCTCGAACCCGGTTACAATTGGGGTCATGCTCGGGCTCGTAGTCGGAAAGCTCATTGGGATTGCGGGTTCAACCTGGATTGCGATCAAGCTAAAAATAGGCATCTTGCCGCGAGGCGCTGATTTCAAGCATATCATTGGTGTTGGGTTGATGGGCGGCATTGGTTTTACAATGTCCATTTTCGTCACGGAACTGGCTTTCCTGGGTAGCCATGAATTGCTCGATTCTGCCAAGACCGGAATTTTATTTGCGTCTGCGACGGCTGGTATTTTAGGTTACCTCTGGATGAAATATATGACCAAGCCGCTTCCCATTTCAGGTGGTGAAAATGTTGATGGTTCGTCTGAAAAAACGGAAAAAGCGTATCAACTTGCAGAAAATTAA
- a CDS encoding AAA family ATPase yields MPVKDTLHQDIETRLAEIDQQLANLREEQERIQAKWQSQKELIMSIRKLKSDIEEAKVQAEEFERQGNYGKVAELRYGKITQLEKELEQGKKKVEALRASGNMLMKEDIESKDIADVVSKWTGIPVSKMLQSERQKILNIEDELRKRVIGQREAIHAVSEAVKRARAGLSDEKRPIGSFIFLGTTGVGKTELARSLAAYLFNDEDAMVRIDMSEYMEAFNVSRLVGAPPGYVGYEEGGQLTEAVRRKPFSVVLLDEIEKAHPDVFNILLQVLDDGRLTDNKGHTVNFRNTIIIMTSNLGSHLIQEEMAKLTDENKETILPELRAKLFDLMRKSLRPEFLNRVDETILFTPLTREDLKQIVDIQFERIRQTAQKQNILLRITDEAKNWLGQLGYDPHFGARPLKRVMQRYITNELAEKILGGEVSDGDSIEIVLENNQLVFRKN; encoded by the coding sequence ATGCCGGTGAAAGACACATTACATCAGGATATTGAGACGAGATTGGCTGAAATTGATCAGCAATTGGCAAATTTGCGCGAGGAACAAGAGCGAATACAAGCAAAGTGGCAATCGCAAAAAGAGCTGATTATGAGCATCCGCAAGCTCAAGTCAGACATAGAAGAAGCCAAAGTACAAGCGGAAGAGTTTGAGCGCCAGGGCAATTACGGCAAAGTGGCCGAACTGCGCTATGGAAAGATTACGCAGCTTGAAAAAGAGCTTGAGCAAGGCAAAAAAAAGGTGGAAGCGCTTCGCGCGTCTGGCAATATGTTGATGAAAGAAGACATCGAGAGCAAAGATATTGCTGACGTCGTTTCGAAATGGACGGGCATTCCTGTTTCAAAAATGCTGCAATCCGAGCGGCAGAAAATTTTAAACATCGAAGATGAATTGCGCAAACGCGTTATTGGACAGCGAGAAGCCATTCACGCTGTTAGCGAAGCGGTCAAACGTGCACGCGCTGGCTTAAGCGATGAAAAGCGACCAATTGGCTCGTTTATCTTTCTTGGCACCACGGGCGTTGGAAAAACTGAGCTTGCCAGAAGCCTTGCGGCTTATCTTTTCAATGATGAGGACGCCATGGTACGAATTGATATGAGCGAATACATGGAAGCGTTTAATGTGAGCCGTTTGGTTGGCGCGCCTCCCGGATATGTCGGTTATGAAGAAGGCGGCCAGCTCACGGAAGCCGTTCGTCGCAAGCCGTTTTCGGTTGTGCTGCTGGATGAAATTGAGAAAGCACATCCCGATGTGTTCAATATTTTACTCCAAGTGCTCGACGACGGCAGGCTTACCGACAACAAAGGCCATACCGTGAATTTCAGAAACACCATTATCATTATGACCAGCAACCTTGGCTCGCATTTGATCCAAGAAGAAATGGCAAAGCTAACCGATGAAAATAAAGAGACGATTCTTCCTGAGCTGCGCGCCAAGCTTTTTGATTTGATGCGCAAAAGCCTTCGGCCAGAATTTCTGAACCGTGTGGACGAAACGATTCTCTTCACGCCGCTCACGCGCGAAGATCTCAAGCAAATCGTGGATATTCAATTTGAGCGCATTCGGCAAACGGCTCAGAAGCAAAATATTTTGCTTCGCATCACGGATGAAGCCAAAAATTGGCTTGGGCAATTGGGTTACGACCCGCACTTTGGCGCGCGCCCACTCAAACGGGTTATGCAGCGATATATCACAAACGAACTTGCCGAAAAAATCCTTGGCGGAGAAGTTTCAGATGGGGATTCCATTGAAATCGTGTTGGAAAATAACCAGTTGGTTTTTAGGAAAAATTAA
- a CDS encoding DUF4139 domain-containing protein has protein sequence MLKITQLFLLGTLLIQTELGALQAQDLERKSLAVTVYNANFGIVKDVREAQMKSGISEIRLTDVAAQIDPTSVLVKSQGSIIEQNFRYDLASLSKILERYIEKEIRLIGEDKELLEGTLLSVQGNSVVLRKKDGGLLLIPSIDDYRLSVEALPDGLITKPTLVWLVNSKKSGKENLEVSYKTYGIRWHAEYVALLNPNDEQMELKAWVSVENNSGASYPNAKLKLVAGDVNQVSTQPVLAKAERATFGAAVADEAQFQENSFFEYHIYTLERPATLMENEVKQISLFEADGVRVKKKYLYRGGNSKVSVAIEFQNDKSSGLGQPMPKGTVRVMKSDGQSLEFIGEDELDHTPLKEKVNLKIGDAFDVVAEEVRENYKRISQSVNEQTYKVTLKNRKKENISVEVERYLGLNWEILDSSLKYEKKDASRVVFDVPVKSDSETVLKFTVRYVN, from the coding sequence ATGCTAAAAATCACCCAATTGTTTTTGCTTGGCACGCTGCTTATTCAAACGGAGCTTGGCGCATTGCAGGCGCAAGATTTGGAGCGTAAATCGCTTGCGGTTACGGTTTATAACGCCAATTTTGGCATTGTGAAAGATGTTCGTGAAGCTCAAATGAAATCTGGCATTTCAGAAATTCGCCTTACAGATGTTGCTGCACAAATCGATCCGACAAGTGTTTTGGTAAAATCGCAAGGTTCGATCATCGAGCAAAATTTCCGCTACGACCTTGCAAGCCTTTCAAAAATTCTTGAGCGCTACATCGAAAAAGAAATTCGCTTGATCGGCGAAGACAAAGAATTGCTGGAAGGCACGCTCCTTTCTGTGCAAGGAAACTCGGTGGTTTTGAGAAAAAAGGACGGCGGACTGTTGCTCATTCCGAGCATTGATGATTATCGCCTATCGGTGGAGGCGCTGCCCGACGGATTGATCACCAAGCCCACGCTGGTTTGGCTGGTGAATTCAAAAAAAAGTGGCAAGGAAAATCTGGAGGTTTCCTACAAAACCTACGGAATTCGCTGGCACGCGGAATATGTTGCGTTGCTAAATCCTAACGATGAGCAAATGGAGTTGAAAGCGTGGGTTAGCGTTGAAAATAATTCCGGCGCGAGTTATCCGAACGCGAAACTGAAATTGGTCGCGGGCGATGTGAATCAAGTTTCTACGCAGCCCGTGCTGGCTAAAGCGGAACGCGCAACTTTCGGGGCGGCGGTAGCGGACGAGGCGCAATTTCAGGAGAACTCGTTTTTTGAATATCACATCTACACGCTTGAGCGCCCGGCAACGCTCATGGAAAATGAGGTTAAGCAAATCTCGCTTTTTGAAGCCGATGGCGTGCGCGTCAAGAAAAAATATCTGTATCGCGGTGGAAATAGCAAGGTTTCCGTGGCGATTGAATTTCAAAACGACAAATCATCAGGGCTTGGCCAGCCCATGCCGAAAGGAACCGTTCGCGTGATGAAGTCGGATGGCCAGTCGCTTGAATTTATCGGCGAGGATGAACTTGATCACACGCCGCTGAAGGAAAAAGTGAATTTGAAAATTGGCGATGCGTTTGATGTTGTGGCCGAAGAAGTTCGCGAAAATTATAAGCGCATTTCGCAGTCGGTAAATGAGCAGACCTACAAAGTCACGCTGAAGAATCGCAAGAAGGAAAATATTTCGGTTGAAGTCGAGCGCTACTTGGGCTTGAATTGGGAAATTTTGGATTCGTCATTGAAATACGAAAAAAAGGACGCTTCCAGAGTTGTGTTTGATGTGCCGGTCAAAAGCGATAGCGAAACCGTTTTAAAATTCACTGTTCGCTATGTGAATTAA
- the murI gene encoding glutamate racemase: MNLQTSAETLNLKAERPIGIFDSGIGGLTVVRKIRERLPNERLIYFGDTARVPYGTKSQVTVRRYAAEDTRLLLKYQPKMIVVACNTVSALALDVVEHESGGLPVLGVLKAGANLAVKYSQTKHIGVIGTIATISSNAYPLEISKLDCEAEVYSKACPLFVPLAEEGFISHQATKLIATEYLTELLVKKIDSLVLGCTHYPILKSMLAEVTGKNVVIIDSAEAVAMEVENLLREKSLLNREINQALPKVLVSDLPQKFKTMFELFLGLSLPDVELVEM, encoded by the coding sequence ATGAATCTTCAAACATCAGCGGAAACGCTAAATCTCAAGGCCGAACGGCCAATTGGCATTTTTGATTCTGGCATCGGTGGCCTCACCGTTGTCCGAAAAATTCGCGAGCGCTTGCCCAACGAGCGACTGATTTATTTTGGCGACACGGCGCGTGTTCCTTATGGCACAAAGTCGCAAGTAACCGTTCGTCGCTATGCAGCTGAAGACACGCGTTTGCTGTTGAAATATCAGCCGAAAATGATTGTGGTCGCCTGCAATACGGTTTCGGCTCTTGCGCTGGATGTGGTAGAGCACGAGTCGGGCGGCCTGCCAGTTTTAGGCGTGCTCAAGGCTGGCGCAAACCTGGCCGTGAAATATAGCCAAACCAAGCACATCGGTGTCATCGGAACGATTGCTACCATTTCATCGAATGCCTATCCGTTAGAAATTTCAAAACTTGACTGTGAGGCTGAAGTCTACTCCAAAGCCTGCCCACTTTTTGTGCCGCTTGCTGAAGAAGGCTTCATTTCGCATCAGGCAACAAAGCTCATTGCCACGGAATATCTCACCGAACTACTCGTCAAAAAAATCGACTCGTTGGTTTTGGGTTGCACGCATTATCCGATTTTAAAATCAATGTTGGCAGAAGTGACTGGCAAAAACGTTGTCATTATCGATTCGGCAGAAGCGGTTGCGATGGAAGTTGAAAACTTGCTGCGGGAAAAATCCTTGCTGAATCGCGAGATCAATCAAGCGTTGCCAAAAGTGCTGGTGAGCGATTTGCCACAAAAATTTAAAACCATGTTCGAGCTTTTTCTCGGCCTAAGTCTTCCCGATGTCGAACTGGTTGAGATGTAA
- a CDS encoding phage holin family protein — protein sequence MKLILSWIINAVAVYATASFLDGIYVKSFWAALIVALILGLVNTIIKPILVFLSMPFIVLTLGLFLILINAFMLYIASQVVAGFALAGFWPAVIGSIFISVISWILSTLFNTK from the coding sequence ATGAAACTCATTCTTTCGTGGATTATCAACGCTGTGGCGGTGTATGCAACGGCTTCTTTTTTGGACGGCATTTATGTGAAAAGCTTTTGGGCGGCCTTGATTGTGGCGCTGATTTTGGGACTGGTCAATACGATTATCAAGCCTATCCTGGTCTTTCTTTCGATGCCGTTCATTGTCCTAACGCTCGGTCTATTTTTGATTCTCATCAATGCGTTTATGCTCTACATTGCATCGCAAGTCGTTGCGGGATTTGCGCTTGCGGGCTTTTGGCCGGCGGTCATCGGATCGATTTTCATCAGTGTCATTTCATGGATTTTAAGCACACTTTTCAACACAAAGTGA